In one Magallana gigas chromosome 9, xbMagGiga1.1, whole genome shotgun sequence genomic region, the following are encoded:
- the LOC117690986 gene encoding tripartite motif-containing protein 2 isoform X1, translating to MVDFQSRYRLYGHGYTSPELKYPVPTYRELYHNTAPTIFSRRPRMHDCRRESMKDYVDAREWETWLLSQGLRETIRSATCLNLKVKETYSDGTKKELVLPQAPVPTEDRPEKLLFNIGMRGSGDGDFNFPRSVITTRDGDVVVADTMNHRVQIFNSFGVFLTKFGKKGTGKLQFNEPSDVAEIPNGDLAVADKRNKRVQIITQGGQFRSVFETVDEPYSIASDLSGNVIVSTTRRTIEVYKKGGKLIHRFVIPGVSRDTFGCKICVNNRQEIIVCDAVNSTIKFFTYNGRYVSKFSPRSSGEGLTMIPSGITINRMGEILVADSLNHTINVYNDNGDFLRQAICPTDQAGCIQACAVGPEGHLITTEFSLSGPHTLKIFRYRPCHCHITRPGSSKRRTPTPQSFR from the exons ATGGTGGACTTTCAGTCACGGTACCGGCTGTACGGCCACGGGTATACTTCCCCGGAACTCAAGTACCCGGTACCCACATATCGGGAACTGTACCACAACACGGCACCCACCATCTTCTCCAGGAGACCCAGAA TGCATGACTGCCGACGGGAGTCGATGAAGGACTACGTGGATGCCCGTGAGTGGGAGACTTGGCTCCTGTCCCAGGGGCTGAGGGAGACCATCCGGAGCGCCACCTGTCTCAATCTTAAGGTCAAAGAAACATACTCGGACGGCACCAAAAA AGAGTTGGTCCTCCCCCAAGCTCCAGTACCTACCGAGGACAG ACCTGAGAAACTGCTGTTTAACATAGGCATGCGCGGAAGTGGGGACGGGGATTTTAATTTCCCGCGCAGCGTCATCACAACACGTGACGGGGATGTAGTGGTGGCGGACACCATGAACCACCGCGTGCAGATCTTCAATTCATTCGGGGTGTTCCTGACCAAGTTTGGCAAAAAGGGAACCGGAAAGCTTCAGTTCAATGAACCGTCTGATGTAGCAGAAATTCCAAACGGTGATTTAGCGGTGGCAGATAAACGAAACAAACGAGTTCAAATCATAACGCAAGGCGGACAGTTCCGGAGTGTGTTCGAAACAGTGGACGAACCTTACAGCATCGCCAGTGACCTCAGTGGTAACGTGATCGTATCTACAACTCGAAGGACTATAGAAGTGTATAAGAAAGGAGGTAAACTAATACATCGGTTCGTCATTCCGGGTGTATCACGTGACACCTTCGGCTGCAAAATCTGTGTGAACAACAGACAGGAAATCATTGTGTGTGACGCTGTTAACTCTACAATCAAGTTCTTTACATATAATGGCAGATATGTGTCGAAGTTCTCGCCCCGATCTTCCGGCGAGGGACTGACGATGATTCCGTCGGGAATAACTATAAATAGAATGGGCGAGATCCTGGTGGCTGATTCGTTGAACCATACGATCAATGTTTACAATGATAACGGGGATTTCCTCAGACAAGCGATTTGTCCCACAGATCAAGCGGGGTGTATTCAGGCATGCGCAGTGGGACCGGAAGGACACCTGATTACTACGGAGTTCAGTTTATCTGGTCCACATACTTTGAAGATTTTCCGGTATCGCCCATGTCACTGCCACATCACGAGACCAGGGTCTAGCAAGCGACGCACCCCCACCCCACAGTCTTTTAGATGA
- the LOC105334057 gene encoding uncharacterized protein: MKSCISFTICLGLLRSTQTSSVGKPVYPITASLFLDRTDVSEWNETLDRFQKQGGDTVWLQAPPLVRRSKEDLQEDPVYKWCREKDHATSEEVDCFTHAQQELTSQGLNIVAFASYQYEEDFSKVIVKCPKYDKMITTVYTYFRIVLPGQHSSDPCDFNGLDVVVLFTSFGGSDAHQSLLESAAARNLSVYFGMPQIPRSWEYSDIDKQLLPAYFEWVMRILGDHKSRYSNKTITVSPTIAGVPSKPIRIPLYKALKGYYISDDVNMGTVDRYGDMLMIYASLVAIAKLGVSNSLKLAVSPSIDMTTFGLNRTVNDHVTGFGYIVESSVDIIAVHEGRGYGHAAYYWPTQATQPVQTLDPQLDKIIKKINPNWKTNGTFQDWFTGSVHELFQKLGSEAAELRKQYSSLELWLGLEAFDDLNDDPCLPLRCMATVRDTVNKQRLDFALAQGAAGVRKVVAFSWDPDFTCTTHKHNITLSEQIVQDAKRSIIFECRFHSSQNRSVVAIGINVMGSGFHIDWEDNKGQRHQDQVYGCYVEGDYGHYHPLIPSLEYVQVCDPYEDFQLADKGHVIVKALDGYQECMFEYDFTESENNDE, translated from the exons ATGAAATCCTGTATATCATTTACAATATGCCTGGGACTTCTGAGAAGCACCCAAACATCAAGTGTCGGCAAACCAGTCTATCCGATCACTGCATCCTTGTTCCTGGATAGAACGGATGTTTCCGAATGGAACGAGACCCTGGACCGCTTCCAGAAGCAGGGTGGAGACACGGTCTGGCTTCAAGCTCCTCCTTTAGTTCGTCGTTCCAAAGAGGACCTACAGGAAGACCCGGTCTATAAGTGGTGTCGGGAGAAGGACCACGCAACATCGGAAGAGGTGGACTGCTTTACGCATGCGCAACAGGAACTGACGAGTCAAGGACTGAATATCGTCGCTTTCGCGAGTTACCAGTATGAGGAGGATTTTAGCAAGGTGATCGTCAAGTGCCCGAAGTATGATAAAATGATTACGACAGTTTACACCTATTTCCGTATTGTTTTACCTGGTCAGCACAGCAG TGACCCCTGTGACTTCAATGGACTAGACGTTGTTGTATTATTTACCTCTTTTGGCGGCTCTGACGCTCATCAGAGTTTGCTGGAGAGTGCTGCAGCCAGAAACTTATCGGTCTACTTCGGAATGCCTCAGATTCCTAGGTCTTGGGAATACAGTGATATTGACAAACAACTACTTCCTGCTTACTTTGAGTGGGTGATGAGAATTCTGGGTGATCACAAATCTAGATATTCAAACAAAACTATAACAGTAAGTCCGACGATTGCAGGAGTACCGAGTAAACCTATTCGAATACCACTTTATAAAGCGTTAAAGGGATATTACATATCAGATGACGTCAACATGGGAACTGTCGATAGGTACGGAGATATGTTGATGATTTACGCTTCATTGGTTGCAATAGCCAAACTGGGGGTCTCCAATTCGTTGAAATTAGCCGTTTCTCCCTCCATAGACATGACAACTTTTGGACTTAACAGAACAGTTAATGATCACGTGACAGGCTTTGGATATATTGTGGAAAGCTCAGTGGATATTATTGCGGTCCATGAGGGGCGCGGATACGGGCATGCAGCTTACTATTGGCCAACACAAGCCACTCAGCCGGTTCAAACGCTGGATCCGCAGCtagataaaattatcaaaaagatAAATCCGAACTGGAAAACCAATGGCACTTTTCAAGATTGGTTCACTGGAAGCGTCCATGAG CTCTTCCAAAAACTTGGGAGTGAAGCGGCTGAACTGAGAAAGCAATATTCTTCTCTAGAACTGTGGCTAGGGTTGGAGGCGTTCGATGATTTGAACGACGACCCTTGTCTTCCTCTCAGATGCATGGCCACGGTAAGAGACACTGTGAACAAACAACGACTAGACTTCGCCCTGGCGCAGGGAGCCGCCGGGGTCAGGAAAGTGGTTGCTTTTTCCTGGGACCCAGATTTCACGTGCACTACCCACAAACACAACATAACATTATCGGAACAGATCGTTCAGGATGCAAAGAGATCTATCATTTTTGAGTGTCGATTTCATTCTTCACAAAATAGATCTGTTGTCGCAATTGGCATCAATGTAATGGGTTCTGGTTTTCAT atTGACTGGGAGGATAACAAAGGACAGCGTCACCAGGACCAGGTATACGGGTGTTATGTGGAGGGGGACTACGGGCATTATCACCCGCTCATTCCCTCCCTGGAGTATGTTCAGGTGTGTGATCCCTATGAAGACTTCCAGCTCGCAGACAAAGGTCACGTGATTGTGAAAGCGCTTGATGGATACCAAGAGTGTATGTTCGAATATGACTTTACTGAATCAGAAAACaatgatgaataa
- the LOC136271251 gene encoding uncharacterized protein, with protein MGFTKGLCHFLMIIGLCTMTFIGYKLIQPFISTMEYILQFVFLVGALISIWYKDTSNRNSENHNTREDSNAVPNVIVTQRQNNSERENLTAKPKHPSVAIPTAKVNGTKRNPRLQRDFPSTAQGKMRNRGNSGPNTPVSKAVKENIKLIENDLKVKESSLLDEMQGYLTEGEVDKITKSSRKDQAHYFAAIIEEYDNQKFLGVLDILNKSSFGHISSELKKSFEKHLPTQIPSSFCVICRIKSEVDIKSLRCELIKEELLSKNLKDLINDCKTSKGHQNALWQELFFHLKSMQPKQKIAEKFINMFKEANHRSIYYYFSMHGLSCYDCTCHGKSSIETDYVRATSGLTADTSDESNTSSIPIHREQIWFKDAVHSSSSEEGAKPTMVRNKNKPHQPVVPLTRSKFPPRTKNGSKVKTKLGRGSAPTAFQQSTENSDASTTSLDSYSGLNPVHMSEIPSTRNGIHHQQHRPAKRSMNPENIQGTETSGLLSISGSEDGTSDTLLKTPYETEECLRKRPRVLSVRPYISDSDINSDGEAMKNYVFPDINASNFNNSGDFVPKGFAKTHKTTNESQLY; from the exons ATGGGGTTCACAAAAGGCCTGTGTCATTTCCTAATGATCATTGGTTTATGTACGATGACATTCATAGGATATAAGTTG ATACAGCCTTTCATATCTACGATGGAATACATTCTGCAGTTTGTTTTTCTAGTTGGTGCGCTGATATCg ATATGGTATAAAGATACTAGTAACAGGAATTCAGAAAACCACAACACAAGAGAGGATTCCAATGCAGTACCAAATGTCATTGTTACACAAAGACAAAATAACAGTGAGAGAGAAAATTTAACCGCAAAACCAAAACACCCCTCAGTGGCGATCCCAACTGCAAAAGTTAACGGAACAAAAAGAAATCCGCGTTTGCAAAGAGACTTCCCTTCTACAGCCCAAGGGAAAATGAGAAATCGGG gAAACAGTGGTCCAAACACACCTGTGTCCAAAGCGGTCAAGGAAAACATCAAGTTAATTGAAAATGACCTGAAAGTAAAGGAATCTAGTCTTTTAGACGAAATGCAGGGATACCTGACTGAGGGGGAAGTAGATAAGATAACAAAATCCTCCAGAAAAGATCAAGCACACTATTTTGCAGCAATCATTGAAGAATATGATAACCAGAAATTCCTAGGTGTTCTTGACATTTTGAATAAATCCTCCTTTGGTCACATTTcttctgaattaaaaaaatctttcgaAAAACATCTGCCTACTCAGATACCAAGTAGTTTTTGCGTAATTTGTCGAATAAAATCTGAAGTTGATATAAAGTCTCTTAGATGCGAACTGATTAAGGAGGAACTTCTGTCAAAGAACCTTAAAGATTTGATAAACGACTGTAAAACCAGTAAAGGTCATCAAAATGCCTTGTGGCAGGAACTCTTTTTTCACTTGAAGTCGAtgcaaccaaaacaaaaaattgcagaaaaatttataaatatgttcaagGAAGCAAACCACAgaagtatttattattatttttctatgcATGGCCTTTCTTGTTACGACTGTACATGTCATGGAAAGTCATCCATTGAAACTGACTACGTCAGAGCTACGTCGGGCTTGACTGCTGACACCAGCGACGAAAGCAACACATCATCGATACCCATACACCGAGAGCAAATCTGGTTTAAAGATGCTGTACATTCCAGCAGTAGCGAGGAAGGAGCAAAACCCACCATGGTGAGAAACAAAAATAAGCCGCATCAACCAGTTGTGCCG ctCACCAGGTCCAAGTTTCCCCCAAGAACAAAAAACGGATCAAAGGTTAAAACAAAACTTGGAAGAGGTTCTGCTCCGACGGCCTTTCAACAATCCACAGAAAACAGTGATGCATCTACAACCTCACTCGATAGTTACTCGGGGCTCAACCCTGTCCACATGTCCGAAATCCCTTCCACTAGGAACGGTATCCACCATCAACAACATCGACCAGCGAAACGTTCCATGAATCCAGAAAATATACAAGGAACAGAAACTTCTGGATTACTTTCCATCAGTGGATCAGAAGATGGCACATCAGACACACTGTTAAAGACGCCGTACGAAACAGAGGAATGTCTACGAAAACGTCCAAGAGTATTATCAGTCCGCCCGTATATATCAGATTCGGATATAAATTCTGATGGAGAAGCCATGAAGAATTATGTCTTCCCTGATATCAATGcatctaattttaataattctGGAGATTTTGTGCCTAAAGGTTTTGCAAAGACCCACAAAACAACAAACGAATCTCAACtctattaa
- the LOC117690985 gene encoding uncharacterized protein — MSRAGKQLTRSSSALDTEYNALRRRMSRLRVQQGQLPVADDMDLEPNDEYYNDLLKFWRKHKIYMGKEMMSTIAEAKAKKKAKQRGRRKSHEFEDLDLIKKTGKLTPAIEEADEDNSGEDDSVKSSPEGTPKLKKKSVTEQPQVNGKLTHSEHAHKRESSAKSTSRPVSKTANSNGKIATKTSIQRKISDQGKSKK, encoded by the exons ATGTCGAGGGCCGGAAAACAGTTGACGCGGTCCTCCTCCGCCCTGGACACGGAGTACAATGCCCTCAGGCGGAGGATGAGTCGATTGAGGGTCCAACAGGGACAACTACCCGTGGCAGACg ACATGGATTTGGAACCAAACGACGAGTACTACAATGATTTGCTGAAGTTCTggagaaaacataaaatatatatgggtAAAGAGATGATGTCAACCATTGCAGAAGCAAAAG CCAAAAAGAAAGCAAAGCAAAGAGGAAGACGTAAATCTCATGAATTTGAAGACTTGGACTTGATTAAGAAAACTGGGAAGCTGACCCCAGCGATAGAGGAGGCGGACGAAGACAACTCCGGGGAAGATGACTCGGTGAAGAGTTCCCCAGAAGGGACCCCTAAACTCAAAAAGAAAAGTGTCACGGAACAACCCCAGGTCAACGGGAAATTGACGCACAGTGAGCATGCGCACAAAAGAGAGAGTAGTGCAAAATCCACATCAAGACCTGTCTCTAAAACTGCAAATTCCAATGGAAAAATAGCCACAAAGACTTCCATTCAACGCAAAATATCGGACCAAGGGAAGTCAAAGAAATAG
- the LOC117690986 gene encoding tripartite motif-containing protein 2 isoform X2, translated as MVDFQSRYRLYGHGYTSPELKYPVPTYRELYHNTAPTIFSRRPRMHDCRRESMKDYVDAREWETWLLSQGLRETIRSATCLNLKVKETYSDGTKKPEKLLFNIGMRGSGDGDFNFPRSVITTRDGDVVVADTMNHRVQIFNSFGVFLTKFGKKGTGKLQFNEPSDVAEIPNGDLAVADKRNKRVQIITQGGQFRSVFETVDEPYSIASDLSGNVIVSTTRRTIEVYKKGGKLIHRFVIPGVSRDTFGCKICVNNRQEIIVCDAVNSTIKFFTYNGRYVSKFSPRSSGEGLTMIPSGITINRMGEILVADSLNHTINVYNDNGDFLRQAICPTDQAGCIQACAVGPEGHLITTEFSLSGPHTLKIFRYRPCHCHITRPGSSKRRTPTPQSFR; from the exons ATGGTGGACTTTCAGTCACGGTACCGGCTGTACGGCCACGGGTATACTTCCCCGGAACTCAAGTACCCGGTACCCACATATCGGGAACTGTACCACAACACGGCACCCACCATCTTCTCCAGGAGACCCAGAA TGCATGACTGCCGACGGGAGTCGATGAAGGACTACGTGGATGCCCGTGAGTGGGAGACTTGGCTCCTGTCCCAGGGGCTGAGGGAGACCATCCGGAGCGCCACCTGTCTCAATCTTAAGGTCAAAGAAACATACTCGGACGGCACCAAAAA ACCTGAGAAACTGCTGTTTAACATAGGCATGCGCGGAAGTGGGGACGGGGATTTTAATTTCCCGCGCAGCGTCATCACAACACGTGACGGGGATGTAGTGGTGGCGGACACCATGAACCACCGCGTGCAGATCTTCAATTCATTCGGGGTGTTCCTGACCAAGTTTGGCAAAAAGGGAACCGGAAAGCTTCAGTTCAATGAACCGTCTGATGTAGCAGAAATTCCAAACGGTGATTTAGCGGTGGCAGATAAACGAAACAAACGAGTTCAAATCATAACGCAAGGCGGACAGTTCCGGAGTGTGTTCGAAACAGTGGACGAACCTTACAGCATCGCCAGTGACCTCAGTGGTAACGTGATCGTATCTACAACTCGAAGGACTATAGAAGTGTATAAGAAAGGAGGTAAACTAATACATCGGTTCGTCATTCCGGGTGTATCACGTGACACCTTCGGCTGCAAAATCTGTGTGAACAACAGACAGGAAATCATTGTGTGTGACGCTGTTAACTCTACAATCAAGTTCTTTACATATAATGGCAGATATGTGTCGAAGTTCTCGCCCCGATCTTCCGGCGAGGGACTGACGATGATTCCGTCGGGAATAACTATAAATAGAATGGGCGAGATCCTGGTGGCTGATTCGTTGAACCATACGATCAATGTTTACAATGATAACGGGGATTTCCTCAGACAAGCGATTTGTCCCACAGATCAAGCGGGGTGTATTCAGGCATGCGCAGTGGGACCGGAAGGACACCTGATTACTACGGAGTTCAGTTTATCTGGTCCACATACTTTGAAGATTTTCCGGTATCGCCCATGTCACTGCCACATCACGAGACCAGGGTCTAGCAAGCGACGCACCCCCACCCCACAGTCTTTTAGATGA